The Nocardia sp. NBC_00508 nucleotide sequence TAACGAGGGGTTTCGACCGAACACGGCGTGGAAGTCATGGATGACGGATCGGAACGGGCCTACCCACAAGGAGGATCGGCGGCATGCCCACACACGAGTCGCATCCGCATCGCCCGTCCTGGGTGCCCGACCAGCTCTACCCGTTCACCGACCACTACCTCGACCTCACCGAGGCCAGGGTCCACTACATCGATGAAGGCGATGGACCGCCACTGCTGATGCTGCACGGCAACCCGACCTGGTCGTTCCTCTACCGCGACATCGTCATCGGCCTGCGTGACCGCTACCGCTGCATCGCGGTCGACTATCCCGGATTCGGTCTGTCCTACGCGGCATCTGGCTACCGCTTCACCCCCGCCGAGCACGCCGAAATCGTAGGTCAACTGGTCCAGCGGCTCGATCTGCGCGAAATCACGCTGATGGTGCAGGATTGGGGCGGCCCGATCGGGTTCGCCACGGCCACACGTCACGCGGACCGGTTCACCGCTTTCGTCATCGGAAATACCTGGGCCTGGCCCAAAGCCGACCTGGGAACGCAAGCGTTCTCGCGCCTTCTCGGCGGCCCGGTCGGTGGCTGGCTGATCCGGCAGCACAATTTCTTCGTCGAACGCATCATCCCGGCCGGAGTCCGGCTCACGAAGCTGGACGACACCGTGATGAACGCATATCGCGGCCCCTTCCCCACCCCCGCCTCGCGCGAACCGGTGCACGTATTTCCCCGCGAGATCCTCGCCAGCCGCGCTCTGCTCGCCGATATCGAACGCAAACTCCCGACTGTCACCGACCGACCTGCGCTGATCGTTTGGGGCACCAAGGATGTCGCCTTCCGCGCCGCCGAACTTCGCCGGTGGGAAGAATTGTTCCCGCAACATCGCACCGTCCCCCTCGTCGGCGCCGGCCATTACATTCAGGAAGACGCGTCCGAAGAGATAGTCACCGCGATCCGCTCCTGGGCATCCGCCTGAACCCTGCGCGAATCCGGTCTCCGCCTGCACGCGCCGCGCCGGAAAGGGTTGAAACGCGGCTGATCTCGCAATGCTGCCGCTCCACCAGGTCCACCCGCACCGGAATCGCGGTGTGCATCATGGTCGGGCAGGTGACGCGACGGAGTCCGTCCAGACGACGTCTGCCGCAAGCACCAGCACGGCACTGAGTGCGGCGGCGGCGTCGAGAAGGGCGCGGGAGCGAGCCGCGATGCCGGCCTCCCTGGCGTCCAGCGCGGCTGCGACGTCTTCGGATCGATTCCCGCGCGGCAAGTCCGGCATCAAGGTCCGGAGAGTGTCGATGCGGTATCCGGCACTGCGCAACTGGTGGACGATCCGCGCATCCCGGACCTGGTCCGGCGAGTACCGTCGCGCCCCTTGCGCGGCAACGCGGTCCGGAACGACAAGCCCCTCGGCGTCCCAATGCCGCAAGGTCGACGGACGCACACCCAGCGCGGCGGCGAGTTCGGAGACACCCATCGAATCCGACGGGCGCACATCATCGATCGGCTCGGCGGAGATCGCCTCCGCCGCCCGCTTGGCGAGCTCGAGGTCCGTACGATCGCGATCGAGCCGGGCGTGCGCCGCATCGAGCAGGGCGAGTACCTCGGCGGCCGGGCGCTCATGGACCGCACGAACGATCCGCTTGGCCTCGACCGGACCGACCCCCACCGCCAGCGCACGGTAGGCCAGCGCTGAACGCAGGTGAATCTCGCCGTACCTGCGATAACCCGCGGGGGTGCGCGTCACCGTCGGCAGCACCCCGGCACGCTCGAGGTTGCGTATCTGCTGCACGGAGTATCCGGCCTGCCGCGCGACATCGACCGTGCGCATCGACGAGTTGAGAGTCGACACTCTGCTGTACCTGGTCTTCCTTCTCAGAGTCTCCACAAGCACCTTAATGAAACGCTGGAGCACATGACCATCGACGAGATCATCGGCTTCGCATCCGGCCTGGAGGGAGTCCTGACCCTGCAACCGCGACCCGGCGACGGCTCACCCGAGATCAGCTGGGGCGACACGTTCTTCTATTACTCACCGACCGGGGACGTGCCGAA carries:
- a CDS encoding alpha/beta fold hydrolase: MPTHESHPHRPSWVPDQLYPFTDHYLDLTEARVHYIDEGDGPPLLMLHGNPTWSFLYRDIVIGLRDRYRCIAVDYPGFGLSYAASGYRFTPAEHAEIVGQLVQRLDLREITLMVQDWGGPIGFATATRHADRFTAFVIGNTWAWPKADLGTQAFSRLLGGPVGGWLIRQHNFFVERIIPAGVRLTKLDDTVMNAYRGPFPTPASREPVHVFPREILASRALLADIERKLPTVTDRPALIVWGTKDVAFRAAELRRWEELFPQHRTVPLVGAGHYIQEDASEEIVTAIRSWASA
- a CDS encoding MerR family transcriptional regulator, which gives rise to MRTVDVARQAGYSVQQIRNLERAGVLPTVTRTPAGYRRYGEIHLRSALAYRALAVGVGPVEAKRIVRAVHERPAAEVLALLDAAHARLDRDRTDLELAKRAAEAISAEPIDDVRPSDSMGVSELAAALGVRPSTLRHWDAEGLVVPDRVAAQGARRYSPDQVRDARIVHQLRSAGYRIDTLRTLMPDLPRGNRSEDVAAALDAREAGIAARSRALLDAAAALSAVLVLAADVVWTDSVASPARP